The Helianthus annuus cultivar XRQ/B chromosome 11, HanXRQr2.0-SUNRISE, whole genome shotgun sequence region AAGAACCTGTTCTTCAGACTCCACTCTTAATCTTTCAGATGTCTCCATTTGTAACTCAAGTTCTTCACGTAACCGTTCGATTTCCTTTTTCAAATGGGCTACTTGTTCTTCTAATAATCGTAGTCGTTCGTTCACTGTACTGGATTCCATCGCTACTTCGCTTAAAGCCGATGCTAAATCATCCATAGCTTTTTTGCTTGTCTCCTCAGCTTTTGTTGCTAATTTCACTTCTTTTCTCATCATTGCTATTTCGTCTCTCAGAATTTTAGCATTCGAAGATGAATCCAGATTACTCGTTTGATTGAACCCGTTTTTACCACCGTTTTGAAGGCTATTGAGATTTTCTTGAAGGGTCACAACATCAAGCTTTGATTTTTCTAAGTCCATTTTAGTTTGCTCGAATTGTCGGGTTTGCAGCATCAATGATTCCAGCATATGTGATTCTGATTTCTTCGTTTTCTCCGGTTCATTTTCGAGTTCTTAAATCTGCTTCTTGAATTGCTCCAAAGAAGCATCCCTATCAGCTAACTTAGCCTCGAACACCTTTGCAGATTCAAGCTGCTTGCTCAATTCATTGATCTCTTCATCTCTTGATTTGATCTCTTTTATCGAATTTGATAGCAACTCTTGTAAACTCTTGAGCTCTGAAAACATTCGTTCGACTTTTTGAGGCAATAATCCTGTATTAGCCAACTCTTTAGCTTCTTTAACCTCTACAACTGCTCGGTTTCTTTCAGTTTCTACTTCATCTAATCTCGCTTTCATGTTCTTCAATTCCTCTTCTTGATCACTAACTTGTTTTTGCATTATTGCAGCTTTTACTATCCGATTCTACataacaaaatcaaaatcatagTGATAATACACACAATCAACATCAAGTTCTCAACCTAATCGTACAAAAAAATTCACATAAAACAGTTCAAATTTACGATTCTGATCTCGTGATCAACTGCAATGATTTTTTTAATGTTAAAAACTATGCATCCATAAACTTTCAACTGACATACCTTGCAACAACTTTTCCTTGGCTTTTCATCACCGTTGTGCTCATCTTCGCTTGGTTTACGTTCAGGCATGCTGCAATACATAAATCATGAAAACTGTTTAAAATCTTCTCAGATCTTAAAGATTTAAACTACAAACTTAGAAACAGCAGCACAAGGAGCTTAAAAACTGCATAACAGCAGCAAAAACAACATAAACAACATAAAAACTATCAACTCTCTTTCAACAATTCCTAATCTTTTAGTTTAGGAAACCAGTCAAATAATTTCACTTCATTTTTGTTTGTTCTGATTTACTTCAAATTGTTAGGTGTAGGTGCTTATTCAAAGACAAGAAAATCATTATTTACCAAAATGTAGAAGGCTATATGTTCCGTTGTTTTGGATCAAGTTTGCTTTATGCAAGGTGACGTTTTTTTCTTTTTGGTAATCACGTTCGGGAGAGAACATATATATATTGTATTGGATTGAGATCCATTTATATTGtacattattttttatttacttaatgaACTTTatctttattatatttttatgtgTTATACAACTTAAATTATTCAACTCGTGTATCACACGGGTAGATAACCTAGTAAACTTAatttaaaatgagttttggtgtTTAATGGGCTTAAAACAAATAAAGTGTTAATGAgtttaaaggttgtttgtttaTCTTTTAAtaagactcttaatggttcagcacttaatgattcagacgaTTTGTATCGCaaacagatgtctgaatggttaagacatttgtctctgaacggttaagcattatactg contains the following coding sequences:
- the LOC110923457 gene encoding uncharacterized protein LOC110923457 — protein: MPERKPSEDEHNGDEKPRKSCCKNRIVKAAIMQKQVSDQEEELKNMKARLDEVETERNRAVVEVKEAKELANTGLLPQKVERMFSELKSLQELLSNSIKEIKSRDEEINELSKQLESAKVFEAKLADRDASLEQFKKQI